One stretch of Amycolatopsis tolypomycina DNA includes these proteins:
- a CDS encoding GNAT family N-acetyltransferase has protein sequence MPQTGRTATADEPVAPSAWRVRIRMHDHPGTLARIAIRLADLECNILGLSVLPVPGGVLDEIVLRPATGLPRRHLIDAIRAEGCECTAIIDADVHELVDPSAATLLAARRAIDDPSRLADVLKDVLAADVVTLVPAAEANPARTESGHRAVFALAGGSALVARRQWAPFVQLELTRAEALVTLLAAAARNAAGPVVLDRPDGAAIVLRKGVPGDADAVAELHRRCSMATLFRRYHTGVRTVPRRRLHRLLVPPRGTSVLAVFGREVIGLAQLIPMITGGAEISLLVEDDWQRQGIGTALLARLAVLAEAQGITELSADCLTGDDILPRTAARAGLRTERSIDDGARLRLFLPA, from the coding sequence TTGCCCCAGACGGGCCGGACGGCCACCGCCGACGAGCCGGTCGCGCCGTCGGCGTGGCGGGTGCGGATCCGGATGCACGACCACCCGGGCACCCTCGCCCGCATCGCCATCCGGCTCGCCGACCTCGAGTGCAACATCCTCGGCCTGTCCGTGCTGCCGGTGCCCGGCGGGGTGCTCGACGAGATCGTGCTGCGTCCCGCGACCGGCCTGCCCCGGCGCCACCTGATCGACGCCATCCGCGCCGAAGGCTGCGAATGCACCGCGATCATCGACGCCGACGTCCACGAGCTGGTCGACCCGTCGGCGGCGACGCTGCTCGCGGCCCGCCGCGCGATCGACGACCCGAGCCGCCTCGCCGACGTGCTGAAGGACGTGCTGGCCGCGGACGTCGTCACGCTCGTCCCGGCGGCCGAGGCGAACCCGGCGCGTACGGAGAGCGGGCACCGGGCGGTGTTCGCGCTGGCCGGCGGCAGCGCGCTGGTGGCGCGCCGCCAGTGGGCGCCGTTCGTGCAGCTGGAACTGACCCGCGCGGAAGCCCTGGTGACGCTGCTCGCGGCGGCGGCCCGCAACGCGGCGGGCCCGGTGGTCCTCGACCGCCCGGACGGCGCGGCGATCGTCCTGCGCAAGGGTGTCCCCGGCGACGCCGACGCGGTGGCCGAGCTGCACCGCCGCTGTTCGATGGCGACGCTGTTCCGCCGCTACCACACGGGGGTGCGAACGGTGCCGCGCCGCCGCCTCCACCGGCTGCTGGTGCCCCCGCGCGGCACGAGCGTCCTCGCCGTCTTCGGCCGCGAGGTCATCGGCCTGGCCCAGCTCATCCCGATGATCACGGGCGGCGCCGAGATTTCCCTGCTGGTGGAGGACGACTGGCAGCGCCAGGGCATCGGCACGGCCCTGCTCGCGCGGCTCGCGGTGCTGGCGGAGGCCCAGGGCATCACGGAGCTGTCGGCGGACTGCCTGACGGGCGACGACATCCTGCCCCGCACGGCGGCCCGAGCCGGCCTCCGCACGGAACGCAGCATCGACGACGGCGCCCGGCTCCGGTTGTTCCTGCCGGCCTGA
- a CDS encoding YbaK/EbsC family protein: MSSLEHPAVAKVAAALAEAGQHAAAEGIRVLPAEVRTAAAAAEALGVPVGAIANSLIFRLGSDKKALLALTSGAHRADPGTLERLAGDTIHKADADFVRAHTGQPIGGVAPVGHPEPLATLVDTALRGHTVVWAAAGHPKAVFPTTFAELVALTGGTPGALGGPEEDGQP, translated from the coding sequence ATGAGTTCGCTGGAGCACCCCGCCGTCGCCAAGGTGGCGGCCGCGCTGGCCGAAGCCGGGCAGCACGCCGCCGCCGAGGGCATCCGTGTCCTGCCCGCCGAGGTCCGGACCGCCGCCGCCGCGGCCGAGGCACTCGGCGTGCCCGTCGGGGCCATCGCCAACAGCCTCATCTTCCGCCTGGGGTCCGACAAAAAAGCGCTCCTCGCCCTCACCTCGGGCGCCCACCGCGCCGATCCGGGCACCCTCGAGCGGCTGGCCGGGGACACCATCCACAAGGCCGACGCCGACTTCGTGCGGGCGCACACCGGGCAGCCGATCGGCGGCGTCGCCCCGGTCGGGCACCCCGAACCGCTGGCGACCCTCGTCGACACCGCGCTGCGCGGACACACCGTCGTCTGGGCCGCCGCCGGGCACCCGAAGGCCGTCTTCCCCACCACCTTCGCCGAGCTGGTCGCCTTGACCGGGGGCACCCCGGGCGCCCTCGGCGGCCCGGAGGAAGATGGACAGCCGTGA
- a CDS encoding SAV_6107 family HEPN domain-containing protein translates to MSVKVVSPTDPGQPELPMSLRPQPAQPPAAPRGRTRQCLAAPAPDPRQPQLPIPLCPAAATRPSSAPAQPLSVPEQLRPASAALPLRSAASGGEPGQLELPSPGQPGTPAEPWSTAADAGQAELPVREVAEQPRSGAVPAAADAGRRELPAVGGAVQAEPVAAEVGSGVPVASAAASAPPAADAGRSELPAVGDAAQAEPVAAEVEPRVPVAPGAGSGSPELPLSLRPPTAAESDQSALPMSLRPPASPAAAGLLAQARRGLAEAVQESRPAERFIGAYLAALRGAAAVLAARGRPHRGRARPASTWDLLDSVAPELREWSAFFASNSATRAAAQAGITGKVTAESAAGLVGAATPFLELVRRLVHGLPITGEAHVA, encoded by the coding sequence ATGTCCGTCAAGGTCGTGTCCCCCACGGATCCCGGGCAGCCGGAGCTGCCCATGTCGTTGCGCCCGCAGCCGGCCCAGCCGCCCGCGGCACCCCGCGGACGCACCCGCCAGTGCCTCGCGGCCCCGGCACCGGACCCGCGGCAGCCACAGCTGCCGATCCCCCTGTGCCCCGCGGCGGCCACCCGCCCGTCTTCGGCCCCGGCGCAGCCGCTTTCGGTACCGGAGCAGCTCCGGCCGGCGAGTGCCGCCCTCCCGCTTCGTTCAGCCGCCTCCGGTGGGGAGCCGGGGCAGCTGGAGCTGCCGTCGCCGGGACAGCCGGGGACGCCTGCCGAGCCGTGGTCGACGGCGGCCGACGCCGGCCAGGCCGAGCTGCCGGTTCGGGAGGTTGCGGAACAGCCGCGGTCGGGGGCGGTTCCGGCTGCCGCTGATGCCGGTCGGCGCGAGCTGCCCGCTGTGGGGGGTGCGGTGCAAGCCGAGCCGGTTGCGGCAGAGGTGGGGTCCGGCGTGCCGGTGGCTTCGGCGGCGGCGTCTGCCCCACCTGCCGCCGACGCCGGTCGGTCCGAGCTGCCCGCTGTCGGGGATGCGGCGCAAGCCGAGCCGGTCGCTGCCGAGGTGGAGCCCCGCGTGCCGGTCGCCCCGGGTGCCGGCTCCGGATCGCCCGAGCTGCCCCTGTCCCTGCGGCCACCCACCGCCGCCGAGTCCGATCAGTCGGCGCTGCCCATGTCGCTGCGGCCGCCCGCGTCGCCCGCCGCTGCCGGGTTGCTTGCGCAGGCCCGGCGGGGGCTTGCCGAGGCCGTGCAGGAAAGCCGGCCCGCCGAACGCTTCATCGGGGCCTACCTCGCCGCCCTTCGGGGGGCCGCCGCCGTGCTGGCCGCGCGGGGGCGGCCGCACCGGGGGCGGGCGCGCCCGGCCAGCACCTGGGATCTGCTCGACTCCGTCGCCCCCGAGCTGCGCGAATGGTCCGCCTTCTTCGCCAGCAACTCGGCCACGCGCGCCGCCGCGCAGGCCGGGATCACCGGGAAGGTCACCGCCGAGTCCGCGGCCGGGCTGGTCGGGGCCGCCACGCCGTTCCTGGAACTCGTCCGCCGTCTGGTGCACGGCCTGCCGATCACCGGGGAAGCCCATGTCGCGTGA
- the def gene encoding peptide deformylase yields the protein MAMRELRYFGDPILKSVCDPVTVFDEKLEALVRDLLDSVKPAGRAGLAAPQIGVGLRVFSYDVAGLTGYVINPEIVELSEETHEINEGCLSVPELWFPTRRAKHAKVRGVDVHNEPIEVEGEDVLAQCLQHETDHLDGVLYLDRLTAERKKSALREARGKDWFWKR from the coding sequence ATGGCGATGCGCGAACTGCGCTATTTCGGGGATCCGATCCTCAAGTCCGTCTGCGATCCGGTCACCGTGTTCGACGAGAAGCTCGAGGCGCTCGTGCGGGACCTGCTCGACTCCGTCAAGCCCGCCGGGCGGGCCGGGCTGGCCGCGCCGCAGATCGGTGTCGGGCTTCGGGTCTTCAGCTATGACGTCGCCGGGCTGACCGGGTACGTCATCAACCCCGAAATCGTCGAACTGTCCGAAGAAACGCACGAGATCAACGAAGGCTGCCTCTCGGTTCCGGAGCTCTGGTTCCCCACCCGGCGCGCCAAGCACGCGAAGGTCCGCGGCGTCGACGTCCACAACGAGCCGATCGAGGTCGAAGGCGAAGACGTGCTGGCCCAGTGCCTGCAGCACGAAACCGACCACCTCGACGGCGTTCTCTACCTCGACCGGCTCACCGCCGAGCGCAAGAAGTCCGCCCTGCGGGAAGCACGCGGCAAAGACTGGTTCTGGAAGCGCTGA
- a CDS encoding VOC family protein, translated as MTTRLVNLVIDAARPEALAGFWAALLGWHVAVEEPGEVDVRAPEDDGWDLDLVFVPVPEPKEVKNRIHLDLASTTPAHQAELVARALELGGRRVDVGQGDVPWVVLADPEGNEFCVLEPRERYADTGAVASILVDAHDPELLAGFWARLTGRPVQAREGDVLVGLRAPSGRGPWLEFLRNDDVKRVKNRVHLDVAPPAGEDLAAAVKEVVAAGAAPADPVGPALPWRVLTDPEGNEFCVLTPR; from the coding sequence ATGACCACGCGCCTGGTGAACCTGGTGATCGACGCGGCGCGCCCGGAGGCCCTGGCGGGCTTCTGGGCCGCGCTGCTCGGCTGGCACGTCGCCGTCGAGGAGCCCGGCGAGGTCGACGTCCGGGCCCCGGAAGACGACGGCTGGGACCTCGACCTGGTCTTCGTGCCGGTCCCCGAACCCAAGGAGGTCAAGAACCGCATCCACCTGGACCTGGCGAGCACCACCCCCGCCCACCAGGCCGAGCTGGTGGCGCGCGCCCTGGAACTGGGCGGCCGCCGGGTCGACGTCGGGCAGGGTGACGTGCCGTGGGTCGTGCTGGCCGATCCGGAGGGCAACGAGTTCTGTGTCCTCGAGCCCCGCGAGCGGTACGCGGACACCGGCGCGGTGGCGTCGATCCTGGTCGACGCGCACGACCCGGAGCTCCTGGCCGGCTTCTGGGCGCGGCTCACCGGCCGTCCGGTCCAGGCGCGCGAAGGCGACGTCCTGGTGGGCCTGCGCGCGCCGTCCGGCCGGGGGCCGTGGCTGGAGTTCCTGCGCAACGACGACGTCAAGCGGGTCAAGAACCGCGTGCACCTCGACGTCGCGCCCCCGGCGGGCGAAGACCTGGCTGCGGCGGTGAAGGAGGTCGTCGCGGCCGGTGCGGCGCCGGCCGACCCGGTCGGGCCCGCCCTGCCGTGGCGTGTGCTGACCGACCCGGAGGGCAACGAGTTCTGCGTGCTGACCCCACGCTGA
- a CDS encoding alpha/beta fold hydrolase, producing METFDWQGRRIAWERAGSGPAVVFCHGTPWSSWLWRPFAEALSSEFTVYLWDMPGYGRSSKNPEHPVDFGVQAEAFRALLVHWELDRPHVVAHDYGGAVSLRAHLVHGVPYASLLMADVVAIPPAGSPFFRLVKEHPDVLAAVPPYIHEALVRAYIGNASFRQLREADLAELVAPWLGPEGQPAFYRQIAAYDERYLAENEARLDRIDLPVRVLWGAEDTWIPQATGERLAAGIRGATFAPVAGAGHLVQLDAPVALATELRSWLSVSAALPGRDER from the coding sequence ATGGAGACCTTCGACTGGCAGGGGCGCCGGATCGCCTGGGAACGCGCCGGATCGGGCCCCGCGGTGGTGTTCTGCCACGGCACGCCGTGGTCGTCGTGGCTCTGGCGGCCCTTCGCCGAAGCGCTGAGCAGCGAATTCACCGTGTACCTCTGGGACATGCCCGGCTACGGCCGGTCGTCGAAGAACCCGGAGCACCCGGTCGATTTCGGCGTCCAGGCCGAGGCGTTCCGGGCACTGCTCGTGCACTGGGAGCTCGACCGGCCGCACGTCGTCGCCCACGACTACGGCGGCGCCGTCTCGCTGCGCGCCCACCTGGTCCACGGCGTGCCGTACGCGTCGCTGCTGATGGCCGACGTCGTGGCCATCCCGCCGGCGGGCTCGCCGTTCTTCCGGCTGGTCAAGGAGCACCCCGACGTGCTCGCCGCGGTGCCGCCCTACATCCACGAGGCGCTGGTCCGCGCCTACATCGGCAACGCGAGCTTCCGGCAGCTGCGCGAAGCCGACCTGGCCGAGCTCGTGGCGCCGTGGCTCGGCCCGGAGGGGCAGCCGGCGTTCTACCGCCAGATCGCCGCCTACGACGAGCGGTACCTGGCCGAGAACGAAGCGCGGCTCGACCGGATCGACCTGCCGGTGCGCGTCCTGTGGGGTGCCGAGGACACGTGGATCCCGCAGGCCACCGGCGAGCGGCTCGCGGCAGGCATCCGCGGCGCGACGTTCGCCCCGGTCGCCGGCGCGGGGCACCTCGTGCAGCTGGACGCCCCGGTCGCGCTGGCGACCGAGCTGCGGTCCTGGCTGAGTGTTTCGGCGGCGTTGCCGGGGCGCGACGAACGCTGA
- a CDS encoding maleylpyruvate isomerase N-terminal domain-containing protein: MSREHGPVDQGRLLTALGIEGRLLAEAVHAAPAEAPVPACPGWTIAEVARHVGSLYRMVRRRLADGRSPDDWPRDPEPGQSLQGFLVAGLSDLLDELAAHDPEERADTWWPADRTYGFWRRRMLHETVVHRVDVEQAAGADPRGVPDDVAIDGIDEVLTLWFGQKLPMLGLTGTKAGSVGVRAGAHSWIARAGPDTTEAWRCSAEEAEAADDVVTAKPAQLYLWLWGRASLTAVTVRGVHDQAAQLWALLRLATR, from the coding sequence ATGTCGCGTGAGCACGGCCCGGTCGACCAGGGGCGGCTGCTCACGGCGTTGGGAATCGAAGGCAGGCTGCTGGCCGAGGCGGTGCACGCCGCCCCGGCCGAAGCGCCGGTGCCCGCCTGCCCCGGCTGGACGATCGCCGAGGTCGCCCGGCACGTCGGCAGCCTCTACCGGATGGTCCGCCGCCGGCTGGCCGACGGCCGGAGCCCCGACGACTGGCCGCGCGACCCCGAACCCGGCCAGAGCCTGCAGGGCTTCCTGGTGGCGGGCCTGTCCGACCTGCTCGACGAGCTGGCCGCGCACGATCCGGAAGAACGCGCCGACACCTGGTGGCCCGCGGACCGGACGTACGGGTTCTGGCGGCGGCGGATGCTGCACGAAACCGTCGTCCACCGGGTGGACGTCGAGCAGGCGGCGGGCGCCGACCCGCGCGGCGTGCCCGACGACGTCGCCATCGACGGCATCGACGAGGTGCTCACCCTCTGGTTCGGGCAGAAGCTGCCGATGCTCGGCCTGACCGGCACGAAAGCGGGCTCGGTCGGCGTCCGGGCCGGCGCGCACAGCTGGATCGCGCGGGCCGGCCCCGACACCACGGAGGCCTGGCGCTGTTCGGCCGAGGAGGCCGAGGCCGCGGACGACGTCGTCACGGCCAAGCCCGCGCAGCTCTACCTGTGGCTCTGGGGCCGGGCGTCCCTGACCGCGGTGACCGTGCGCGGCGTGCACGACCAGGCGGCCCAGCTCTGGGCGCTGCTGCGGCTCGCGACCCGATGA